CAGCCTCATGGCACCGCTACGACCACCTTCGCCCTGGCCCGGCCTGGCTCCAGATAGGCGATCGCCGCCGGGATGTCGGCGAACCGATAGCGCCGGTCGATCTGCGGGCGGACCGTGCCGGCCTCGATCAGCTCCGACAGCAGCTTCAGGTCCTTGGTGGTGACATGGGCCTGCACCTGGGCGACGTCCTTGCCGCCGCGCAGCGAGACCTCCAGCAGCCTGGCGACGCTGGTGAACCCGGTGACGGCGGCCTTGCCGCCCTCGGCAAGCGCCCGCCGGAGGTCGGGCACCGACCGGTTCCCGACCGTGTCCAGGATCAGGTCGTAGCGCCGCCCGTCCCCGACGACCTCGGTCGTGGTGTAGTCGACGACGTGATCGGCGCCGAGGGAGCGGACCAGGTCCAGGTTCCTGGTGCTGGTCACGCCGGTCACCTCGGCCCCGGAGGCCTTGGCGATCTGGACCGCGAAGGTCCCAACGCCGCCGGAAGCGCCATTGATCAGGACCCGCTGGGCGGGTTGGAGCTCTCCATGGCGGCCAAGGCCCTGGAGGGCGGTGACCGCCGCCATCGGAACCGCGGCCGCCTCCTCGAACGACAGGCTGGCCGGCTTCGACGACATGGCGTCCACCGGCACCGAGACATACTCGGCGAAGCCGCCGTAGCCGTGGTCCAGGAGATTGGCATAGACCTCGTCGCCGGGCTGGAACCCGGTGACGCCGCTGCCGACCGCCTCCACCTGCCCGGCGACATCGACGCCCAGGATCTGGTGTTTCGGCCGCAGCAGCCCCAGGGTGGCGCGGGAGAACAGGGGCTTGCCCCGCATGACATGCCAGTCGGCGGCGTTGACCGATGCTGCCAGGACCTTCACCAGGACCTCGTCGGCGTTCGGCGCCGGCTTGTCGATCTCGGCCATC
The window above is part of the Actinomycetota bacterium genome. Proteins encoded here:
- a CDS encoding NAD(P)-dependent alcohol dehydrogenase is translated as MKAFVYEKYGPPETLRMAEIDKPAPNADEVLVKVLAASVNAADWHVMRGKPLFSRATLGLLRPKHQILGVDVAGQVEAVGSGVTGFQPGDEVYANLLDHGYGGFAEYVSVPVDAMSSKPASLSFEEAAAVPMAAVTALQGLGRHGELQPAQRVLINGASGGVGTFAVQIAKASGAEVTGVTSTRNLDLVRSLGADHVVDYTTTEVVGDGRRYDLILDTVGNRSVPDLRRALAEGGKAAVTGFTSVARLLEVSLRGGKDVAQVQAHVTTKDLKLLSELIEAGTVRPQIDRRYRFADIPAAIAYLEPGRARAKVVVAVP